One genomic region from Streptomyces sp. Li-HN-5-11 encodes:
- a CDS encoding FAD-binding and (Fe-S)-binding domain-containing protein, with translation MTDLPGLSDLPELAGELRGAVRGEVRFDVTSRALVTMDASNYRRVPLGVVAPRDADDVAAVLEVCRVRGVPVVARGGGTSIAGQATGTGVVLDFTRHMNRVVSVDPRARTAVVQPGLVLDRLQEAAAPHGLRFGPDPSTHSRCTLGGMIGNNACGSHSVAWGTTAAGVRELSVVTARGRTVRLGQQWAGAPEGLRALVEGELARLRTGFPELPRRISGYALDALLPEKGADVARSFCGSEGTLGILTEAVVGLVEAPRARALAVLGYADESAAAEAAAGLLPFGPLTVEGMAADLVPSGAGLPKGGAWLFVETGGESAGEARARAEEVVRAADVVDALVVTDPGAQRALWRIREDASGTATRMPDGSEAWPGWEDCAVPPARLGAYLAEFRGLLGAHGLRGTPYGHFGDGCIHVRIDFDLLTPAGVSRFRRFSEELAELVVAHGGSLSGEHGDGQARAELLPKMYGDEMVALFERAKAVWDPDDLLNPGMLVRPAPLDADLRFSVLPKEPVDVVFGYPADGGDFSAAVRRCVGVAKCRTTEVSGAAVMCPSYRATGEEEHSTRGRARLLHEMLAGELVTGGWRSVEVRDALDLCLSCKGCRSDCPVGVDMATYKAEFLHHHYAGRRRPAAHYSMGWLPVWLRWAARTRTARVVNALAAVRPLASVAKRLGGIAPERGIPRLAAEPFTRWWRGRRQRTGAGTGELVVLWPDTFTEYLSPSAGRAAVRVLEAAGLRVALPPTLRLRRPPVGDGRSATVHPVSVLRGRGRVCCGLTYVSTGQLDRARAVLRRTLDLMEPVLETAAPVVVLEPSCAAALRADLPELLPGDPRARRLADRVLTFAETLEHHAPGWIPPRLDLPAAGQTHCHQHAVLGDAADRRLRAAAGLTGELSGGCCGLAGNFGFETGHWEVSTACAEEQLLPSISKAAGNGTVVLADGFSCRTQLEQLAGVRGRHLAEVLADALDASPTDSPTGPSEGFPTAESQLR, from the coding sequence ATGACGGATCTGCCGGGTCTCTCGGACCTTCCGGAGCTTGCTGGTGAGCTGCGCGGGGCCGTGCGCGGTGAGGTGCGGTTCGACGTCACCTCGCGGGCGCTGGTCACCATGGACGCGTCCAACTACCGGCGCGTCCCGCTGGGCGTGGTGGCCCCGAGGGACGCGGACGACGTGGCGGCGGTGCTGGAGGTGTGCCGTGTGCGCGGGGTGCCGGTGGTGGCGCGGGGCGGCGGCACGTCGATCGCGGGGCAGGCGACGGGGACGGGGGTGGTGCTGGACTTCACCCGGCACATGAACCGGGTGGTGTCCGTGGACCCTCGGGCGCGTACGGCCGTCGTCCAGCCGGGGCTCGTCCTCGACCGGCTGCAGGAGGCCGCCGCGCCGCACGGCCTGCGGTTCGGGCCCGATCCGTCCACCCACAGCCGGTGCACGCTCGGCGGGATGATCGGCAACAACGCGTGCGGCTCGCACTCGGTGGCGTGGGGGACGACCGCGGCCGGTGTGCGGGAGCTGTCGGTGGTCACCGCGCGCGGGCGGACGGTGCGGCTCGGGCAGCAGTGGGCGGGGGCGCCGGAGGGACTGCGGGCGCTGGTGGAGGGGGAGTTGGCCCGGTTGCGGACCGGGTTTCCCGAGCTGCCCCGCCGTATCTCCGGGTATGCGCTGGATGCCCTGCTGCCCGAGAAGGGCGCGGACGTGGCGCGCTCCTTCTGCGGGTCCGAGGGGACGCTCGGCATCCTCACCGAGGCGGTCGTGGGACTGGTGGAGGCCCCGCGCGCGCGTGCCCTGGCGGTGCTCGGGTACGCCGACGAGAGCGCCGCCGCCGAGGCGGCCGCGGGTCTGCTGCCGTTCGGGCCGCTCACCGTGGAGGGCATGGCCGCCGACCTCGTGCCGTCCGGGGCGGGGCTGCCCAAAGGGGGCGCCTGGCTGTTCGTGGAGACGGGCGGGGAGTCGGCGGGCGAGGCACGCGCGCGTGCGGAGGAGGTCGTGCGTGCGGCGGACGTCGTCGACGCGCTCGTCGTCACCGACCCGGGCGCGCAGCGCGCCCTGTGGCGCATCCGGGAGGACGCGAGCGGTACGGCGACGCGGATGCCGGACGGCAGCGAGGCGTGGCCGGGCTGGGAGGACTGCGCGGTGCCGCCGGCCCGCCTGGGCGCCTACCTGGCGGAATTCCGGGGGCTGTTGGGCGCCCATGGGCTGCGGGGGACGCCGTACGGGCACTTCGGGGACGGCTGCATCCACGTCCGCATCGACTTCGACCTGCTGACACCGGCCGGTGTCAGCAGGTTCCGGCGGTTCTCGGAGGAGCTCGCCGAGCTGGTGGTGGCGCACGGCGGTTCGCTGTCCGGTGAGCACGGGGACGGGCAGGCCCGCGCCGAGCTGCTGCCGAAGATGTACGGCGACGAGATGGTGGCGTTGTTCGAGCGGGCCAAGGCCGTCTGGGACCCGGACGACCTGCTCAACCCGGGGATGCTGGTCCGCCCGGCGCCCCTGGACGCCGACCTGCGCTTCTCGGTCCTGCCGAAGGAACCCGTCGACGTGGTCTTCGGCTACCCGGCCGACGGCGGGGACTTCTCGGCGGCGGTGCGCCGCTGCGTCGGCGTCGCGAAGTGCCGTACGACCGAGGTGTCCGGGGCCGCCGTGATGTGCCCGTCCTACCGGGCCACGGGGGAGGAGGAGCACTCCACGCGCGGGCGCGCCCGGCTGCTGCACGAGATGCTCGCCGGCGAGCTGGTCACCGGCGGCTGGCGGTCGGTGGAGGTCCGGGACGCGCTCGACCTGTGCCTGTCGTGCAAGGGGTGCCGGTCCGACTGCCCGGTCGGCGTCGACATGGCCACGTACAAGGCGGAGTTCCTGCACCACCACTACGCCGGACGGCGGCGTCCGGCCGCGCACTACTCGATGGGGTGGCTGCCGGTGTGGCTGCGGTGGGCGGCCCGGACGCGTACGGCGCGGGTCGTGAACGCGCTCGCCGCCGTGCGGCCACTGGCCTCCGTGGCGAAACGGCTGGGCGGAATCGCACCCGAACGAGGGATCCCGCGACTGGCGGCGGAGCCGTTCACCCGGTGGTGGCGGGGACGGCGGCAGCGGACCGGCGCCGGCACGGGCGAGCTCGTCGTGCTGTGGCCGGACACCTTCACCGAGTACCTCTCGCCCTCCGCGGGGCGGGCGGCCGTGCGTGTGCTGGAGGCGGCCGGGCTGCGGGTGGCGCTCCCGCCGACCCTGCGGCTGCGCAGGCCGCCGGTCGGCGACGGCAGGTCGGCGACGGTGCACCCGGTGTCCGTCCTCCGGGGCCGCGGCCGGGTCTGCTGCGGGCTGACGTATGTGTCGACGGGCCAGCTGGACCGTGCCCGGGCGGTGCTGCGCCGCACCCTCGACCTGATGGAGCCGGTGCTCGAGACCGCCGCCCCGGTCGTCGTCCTGGAGCCGAGCTGCGCCGCCGCCCTCCGGGCCGACCTGCCGGAACTGCTGCCGGGCGACCCGCGTGCGCGACGCCTGGCCGACCGCGTCCTGACCTTCGCGGAGACCCTCGAACACCACGCCCCCGGCTGGATTCCGCCCCGCCTGGACCTCCCGGCCGCCGGCCAGACCCACTGCCACCAGCACGCGGTTCTGGGCGACGCGGCCGACCGCCGACTGCGCGCGGCGGCGGGCCTGACCGGTGAGCTCTCCGGCGGCTGCTGCGGCCTCGCCGGCAACTTCGGATTCGAGACGGGCCACTGGGAGGTGTCCACGGCCTGCGCCGAGGAACAACTCCTGCCTTCCATAAGCAAGGCGGCCGGGAACGGCACGGTGGTCCTGGCCGACGGCTTCTCCTGCCGTACTCAGCTGGAGCAGCTGGCGGGAGTGCGGGGCCGGCACCTGGCGGAGGTGCTGGCGGACGCGCTGGACGCTTCGCCGACGGACTCGCCCACAGGCCCTTCGGAGGGATTTCCCACAGCAGAATCTCAGCTTCGTTAA
- a CDS encoding cellulase family glycosylhydrolase has translation MFRSMRRALCAAAAALLLPLGLGLSASAATAATTADSAAADSAGAGYWHTSGRQVLDAAGQPVRIAGINWFGFETGNHVVHGLWSRDYKSMIDQMKSLGYNTIRLPYSDDILKAGTMPNSIDFSGGKNADLQGLNSLQVMDRIVAYAGQDGLKVILDRHRPDSGGQSALWYTSSVPESTWIADLKALAARYKGDPTVIGIDLHNEPHDPACWGCGDQATDWRLAAERAGDAVLSVNPDLLIFVEGVQTYAGVSGWWGGNLMGAGQYPVRLDVPNRLVYSAHDYATSVAQQPWFSDPSFPANMPGVWDKYWGYLFKQNIAPVWVGEFGTTLQAAVDQKWLAALVSYLRPTSTYGADSFQWTFWSWNPNSGDTGGILKDDWVTVDTVKDGYLASIKAPGFPSTGGGGNGGGGGGGTTAACSAAYAVSSDWGSGFNAQVTVTNTGTAAVTSWKVTWTWSGSQKVTTMWNASYTQSGATVTAVNADHNGSVPAGGSTSFGFGGAPGGGGVPSVSCTAA, from the coding sequence ATGTTCCGCAGCATGCGAAGAGCGCTGTGCGCTGCCGCCGCGGCGCTCCTGCTACCGCTGGGCCTCGGCTTGTCGGCGAGCGCCGCGACCGCGGCCACCACGGCCGACTCGGCCGCGGCCGACAGCGCGGGCGCCGGCTACTGGCACACCAGCGGCCGCCAGGTCCTGGACGCGGCCGGTCAGCCGGTCCGGATCGCCGGGATCAACTGGTTCGGCTTCGAGACCGGCAACCACGTCGTCCACGGCCTCTGGTCCCGCGACTACAAGAGCATGATCGACCAGATGAAGTCGCTGGGCTACAACACCATCCGGCTGCCCTACAGCGACGACATCCTCAAGGCCGGGACGATGCCCAACAGCATCGACTTCTCCGGCGGCAAGAACGCCGACCTGCAGGGGCTCAACTCCCTGCAGGTCATGGACAGGATCGTGGCGTACGCCGGACAGGACGGCCTGAAGGTCATCCTCGACCGCCACCGCCCGGACTCGGGCGGGCAGTCGGCGCTCTGGTACACGTCCTCCGTCCCCGAGTCGACGTGGATCGCCGACCTGAAGGCGCTGGCCGCCCGCTACAAGGGCGATCCCACGGTCATCGGCATCGACCTGCACAACGAGCCCCACGACCCGGCCTGCTGGGGCTGTGGCGACCAGGCGACGGACTGGCGGCTGGCCGCGGAACGGGCGGGCGACGCGGTGCTCTCCGTCAACCCCGACCTGCTGATCTTCGTGGAGGGCGTGCAGACGTACGCGGGCGTCTCCGGCTGGTGGGGCGGCAACCTGATGGGCGCCGGGCAGTACCCGGTCCGCCTCGACGTGCCGAACCGCCTCGTCTACTCCGCCCACGACTACGCCACCAGCGTCGCCCAGCAGCCCTGGTTCAGCGACCCGTCCTTCCCGGCCAACATGCCGGGCGTCTGGGACAAGTACTGGGGCTATCTGTTCAAGCAGAACATCGCTCCCGTGTGGGTGGGCGAGTTCGGTACGACACTCCAGGCGGCCGTGGACCAGAAGTGGCTGGCGGCACTGGTGAGTTACCTGCGGCCGACGTCGACGTACGGCGCCGACAGCTTCCAGTGGACCTTCTGGTCCTGGAACCCCAACTCCGGTGACACGGGCGGGATCCTCAAGGACGACTGGGTGACCGTGGACACCGTGAAGGACGGGTACCTGGCGAGCATCAAGGCCCCGGGGTTCCCGAGCACGGGCGGCGGCGGGAACGGTGGGGGCGGTGGCGGAGGCACCACGGCCGCGTGCAGCGCCGCGTACGCCGTCAGCAGCGACTGGGGCAGCGGCTTCAACGCCCAGGTGACGGTGACCAACACGGGGACCGCGGCGGTCACGTCATGGAAGGTGACGTGGACGTGGAGCGGCTCGCAGAAGGTCACCACGATGTGGAACGCGTCGTACACGCAGAGCGGGGCGACCGTCACCGCCGTGAACGCCGACCACAACGGGAGTGTGCCGGCGGGCGGTTCGACGAGTTTCGGCTTCGGGGGAGCGCCCGGGGGAGGGGGTGTGCCCAGCGTGAGCTGTACGGCGGCGTGA
- a CDS encoding Uma2 family endonuclease — MTVLEDRIEMADADAKSLDEWFERLERMPVPEGYRVEIVGGNVFMTPQRDTHWNITFRIAGAVAAKFGMERVFSDVRIDFPGHKNGFCPDVALLKDSAKKDDKGHWRYQDVDFVAEVISQGTAANDYGPKRIAYAEAEVPLYVIADPYQGRCHVYTDPKDGDYADPVKVDFGTDIDLTGTVVDLVLKTDAFPRD; from the coding sequence ATGACCGTCCTCGAAGACAGGATCGAGATGGCCGACGCCGACGCCAAGAGTCTGGACGAGTGGTTCGAGCGGCTTGAGCGTATGCCCGTCCCCGAGGGATACAGGGTCGAGATCGTCGGGGGCAACGTCTTCATGACGCCGCAGCGGGACACACACTGGAACATCACTTTTCGGATCGCAGGAGCTGTGGCGGCCAAGTTCGGGATGGAGAGGGTGTTCTCCGACGTCCGCATCGACTTCCCCGGCCACAAGAACGGCTTCTGCCCCGATGTCGCCCTGCTCAAGGACTCGGCGAAGAAGGACGACAAGGGCCACTGGCGATACCAGGACGTCGACTTCGTAGCCGAGGTCATTTCCCAGGGCACCGCCGCCAACGACTACGGTCCGAAGAGGATCGCCTACGCGGAGGCCGAGGTCCCCCTCTACGTCATCGCCGATCCCTACCAGGGCCGGTGCCACGTCTACACGGACCCCAAGGACGGCGACTACGCCGACCCGGTGAAGGTGGACTTCGGCACCGACATCGACCTGACCGGCACCGTGGTCGACCTCGTCCTCAAGACCGACGCCTTCCCCCGCGACTGA
- a CDS encoding WD40 repeat domain-containing protein — protein sequence MRRPFALLAGALLVGAFSVPAFAVPASAAGGDNGFTIKDPRIKESSGLAASRLHPGIYWTHNDSGDGPYIYAVDSRTGRTVATVTLSGIGRPRDTEAISIGPGNQIYLGDIGDNLGGTWPYVWIYKLPEPKVIEDQTIHATQYVVKYSDGPRNAESLVVHPKTGRVYIIDKNENGGHLFEGPARLSPSGTNIFRPIAPIDLWATDAAFSPDGTQLAVRGYFGGIYYAWNGGRIRREGMLDVPLQQQGESVTYSVDGTKLLYGSEGADSPVQAKDVPGGGGGAHKSASGGGGSQAAGGGGGLSGEVRTGAVAVVVAVAAVFGLGRLRRRRS from the coding sequence ATGCGCCGACCGTTCGCCCTCCTCGCCGGGGCCCTCCTCGTGGGCGCGTTCTCCGTGCCCGCGTTCGCCGTGCCCGCCTCCGCCGCCGGCGGCGACAACGGGTTCACGATCAAGGATCCGCGGATCAAGGAGTCCAGCGGTCTCGCCGCCTCGCGCCTGCATCCCGGCATCTACTGGACGCACAACGACAGCGGCGACGGCCCGTACATCTACGCCGTGGACAGCAGGACCGGGAGGACGGTCGCCACCGTCACGCTCAGCGGGATCGGCAGGCCGCGTGACACCGAGGCCATCTCCATCGGACCCGGCAACCAGATCTACCTGGGCGACATCGGCGACAACCTCGGCGGCACCTGGCCCTACGTGTGGATCTACAAGCTGCCCGAGCCCAAGGTCATCGAGGACCAGACGATCCATGCCACGCAGTACGTCGTGAAGTACTCGGACGGCCCGCGCAACGCCGAGTCCCTGGTCGTGCACCCGAAGACGGGGCGCGTGTACATCATCGACAAGAACGAGAACGGCGGGCACCTGTTCGAGGGGCCGGCCAGGCTGTCCCCGTCCGGGACGAACATCTTCCGGCCGATCGCCCCCATCGACCTGTGGGCCACCGACGCGGCCTTCTCGCCCGACGGCACGCAGCTCGCGGTGCGCGGCTACTTCGGCGGGATCTACTACGCCTGGAACGGTGGCAGGATCCGGCGCGAGGGCATGCTCGACGTACCTCTGCAGCAGCAGGGCGAGTCCGTCACGTACAGCGTCGACGGCACCAAGCTCCTCTACGGCAGCGAGGGCGCCGACAGCCCCGTACAGGCCAAGGACGTGCCGGGAGGCGGTGGCGGTGCGCACAAGTCGGCGTCGGGGGGCGGGGGTTCGCAGGCTGCGGGCGGGGGCGGCGGGCTGAGCGGCGAGGTCAGGACGGGCGCCGTCGCGGTCGTGGTGGCGGTGGCCGCCGTGTTCGGGCTGGGGCGGCTGCGGCGCCGCCGCTCCTGA
- a CDS encoding aldo/keto reductase, with protein MKYTQLGRTGLKVGRLVLGTMNFGPQTGETDSHAIMDAALDAGINFFDTANVYGWGENKGRTETIIGNWFAKGGERRDKVVLATKVYGNMGADGEAWPNHDKLSALNIRRAVDASLKRLQTDYIDVYQFHHIDRRTPFEEIWQAIDVLVQQGKILYVGSSNFPGYKIAQANEIAARRGGTIGLVSEQCLYNLAERRAEMEVIPAAQDYGLGVIPWSPLHGGLLGGVIKKEVEGGRRASGRAADALKDSAVRTQIQAYEDLLDKHGLEPGEAALAWLLTRPGVTGPIVGPRTAEQLQSALRAVELELSDEVLAGLDEIFPGPGPSPEAFAW; from the coding sequence ATGAAGTACACGCAGCTAGGACGCACAGGACTCAAGGTCGGCCGTCTCGTCCTCGGGACGATGAACTTCGGTCCGCAGACCGGCGAGACGGACAGCCACGCGATCATGGACGCGGCGCTGGACGCGGGCATCAACTTCTTCGACACGGCCAACGTCTACGGCTGGGGCGAGAACAAGGGCCGCACGGAAACCATCATCGGCAACTGGTTCGCCAAGGGCGGCGAGCGGCGCGACAAGGTCGTGCTGGCCACGAAGGTGTACGGCAACATGGGCGCCGACGGCGAAGCCTGGCCCAACCACGACAAGCTGTCCGCCCTCAACATCCGCCGGGCGGTGGACGCGTCGCTGAAGCGGCTGCAGACCGACTACATCGACGTCTACCAGTTCCACCACATCGACCGGCGCACTCCCTTCGAGGAGATCTGGCAGGCCATCGACGTCCTCGTCCAGCAGGGCAAGATCCTCTACGTCGGCTCCTCGAACTTCCCCGGCTACAAGATCGCCCAGGCCAACGAGATCGCCGCACGCCGCGGCGGCACCATCGGGCTGGTCAGCGAGCAGTGCCTCTACAACCTCGCCGAGCGGCGCGCCGAGATGGAGGTCATCCCGGCCGCGCAGGACTACGGGCTCGGGGTCATCCCCTGGTCGCCGCTGCACGGCGGGCTGCTGGGCGGTGTGATCAAGAAGGAGGTCGAGGGCGGCCGGCGCGCCTCCGGACGGGCCGCCGACGCGCTCAAGGACAGCGCCGTGCGCACCCAGATCCAGGCGTACGAGGACCTGCTCGACAAGCACGGGCTGGAGCCCGGCGAGGCCGCGCTGGCCTGGCTGCTCACCCGGCCCGGCGTGACCGGCCCGATCGTCGGCCCCCGCACCGCCGAACAGCTTCAGTCGGCGCTGCGCGCCGTCGAACTGGAGCTGAGCGACGAGGTGCTGGCCGGGCTCGACGAGATCTTCCCCGGCCCGGGACCGTCTCCGGAGGCCTTCGCCTGGTAG
- the serC gene encoding phosphoserine transaminase, producing MAEIQIPADIKPADGRFGAGPSKVRVEALDALAATGKSLLGTSHRQAPVKNLVGRVREGISELFQLPDGYEVVLGNGGSTAFWDIATHGLIETRSQHLTFGEFSSKFAKAAKLAPWLADPAVIATDPGTHPDPVAEAGVDVYAFTHNETSTGVAMPIKRVEGADEGALVLVDATSGAGGLPVDVAETDVYYFAPQKSFASDGGLWIGVFSPAAIERAERIHASGRHIPEFFSLPTAIDNSRKNQTYNTPALATLFLLNEQLEWLNGQGGLDWSVRRTATSARTLYGWAEDIKYASPFVTDPAKRSQVIGTIDFSDEIDAAAVAKVLRANGIVDTEPYRKLGRNQLRVAMFPAIDPADVEALTKCVDYVIERL from the coding sequence GTGGCTGAGATCCAGATTCCTGCTGACATCAAGCCCGCCGACGGTCGATTCGGCGCGGGTCCCTCCAAGGTCCGGGTGGAGGCGCTGGACGCGCTGGCCGCCACGGGTAAGTCCCTCCTCGGCACCTCCCACCGCCAGGCCCCGGTCAAGAACCTGGTCGGCAGGGTCCGCGAGGGCATCAGCGAGCTGTTCCAGCTCCCCGACGGCTACGAGGTCGTCCTCGGCAACGGCGGCTCCACCGCGTTCTGGGACATCGCGACCCACGGCCTGATCGAGACCAGGTCGCAGCACCTCACCTTCGGCGAGTTCTCCTCCAAGTTCGCCAAGGCCGCCAAGCTCGCCCCCTGGCTCGCGGACCCGGCCGTCATCGCCACCGACCCGGGCACGCACCCCGACCCGGTCGCCGAGGCGGGCGTCGACGTCTACGCCTTCACGCACAACGAGACCTCCACCGGCGTCGCCATGCCCATCAAGCGGGTCGAGGGTGCCGACGAGGGCGCGCTGGTCCTGGTCGACGCCACCAGCGGCGCCGGCGGCCTCCCGGTCGACGTGGCCGAGACCGACGTGTACTACTTCGCCCCGCAGAAGTCCTTCGCCTCCGACGGCGGCCTGTGGATCGGCGTGTTCTCCCCGGCCGCGATCGAGCGCGCCGAGCGCATCCACGCGTCCGGCCGCCACATCCCGGAGTTCTTCAGCCTCCCCACGGCGATCGACAACTCCCGCAAGAACCAGACGTACAACACCCCGGCCCTCGCCACGCTCTTCCTCCTCAACGAGCAGCTGGAGTGGCTCAACGGCCAGGGCGGCCTGGACTGGTCGGTCCGCCGCACCGCCACCTCCGCCCGCACGCTGTACGGCTGGGCCGAGGACATCAAGTACGCCAGCCCCTTCGTCACCGACCCGGCCAAGCGCTCCCAGGTCATCGGCACGATCGACTTCTCCGACGAGATCGACGCCGCCGCCGTCGCCAAGGTCCTGCGCGCCAACGGCATCGTCGACACGGAGCCCTACCGCAAGCTCGGCCGCAACCAGCTCCGCGTCGCGATGTTCCCGGCCATCGACCCGGCGGACGTCGAGGCCCTGACGAAGTGCGTCGACTACGTGATCGAGCGGCTGTAG
- a CDS encoding class I SAM-dependent methyltransferase: MNRTVYRTVRTVEDVLALLDGLFAGGDGRRATGDGAAFWDGFYSDRSRPVPFFVAKPDESLAACLDRGLITPGRALDLGCGPGRNALFLASQGFEVDALDLSAAAIAWGEERAREAGVAVRFTCGDAFQLSDRELTGPYDLVVDSGCFHHLPPHRRVSYLALLDRVLAPGGHLALTCFAAGAMGSELSDADLYRELHLQGGLAYTPESLRWIFSDLTEVELRRMHDEPPESALFGEEFLWTALFRRDPEPASG; the protein is encoded by the coding sequence ATGAATCGCACCGTTTACCGCACCGTACGCACCGTCGAGGATGTCCTCGCGCTCTTGGACGGGCTGTTCGCCGGCGGGGACGGCCGGCGGGCCACGGGCGACGGTGCGGCCTTCTGGGACGGCTTCTACTCCGACCGGTCGAGGCCGGTGCCGTTCTTCGTGGCCAAGCCCGACGAGAGCCTGGCCGCCTGCCTCGACCGGGGCCTGATCACGCCGGGCCGGGCCCTGGACCTCGGTTGCGGCCCGGGACGGAATGCCCTGTTCCTCGCGTCGCAGGGGTTCGAGGTGGACGCACTGGACCTCTCCGCGGCCGCCATCGCCTGGGGCGAGGAGCGGGCACGCGAGGCGGGAGTGGCTGTCCGCTTCACATGCGGTGACGCGTTCCAGCTCTCCGACCGTGAGCTGACGGGGCCCTACGACCTGGTCGTCGATTCAGGCTGCTTCCACCACCTGCCTCCGCACCGCCGCGTCAGCTATCTGGCCCTCCTCGACCGCGTACTGGCCCCCGGCGGCCACCTCGCGCTCACCTGCTTCGCCGCCGGCGCGATGGGCTCGGAACTCTCCGACGCGGACCTCTACCGCGAACTCCACTTGCAGGGTGGTCTCGCCTACACCCCGGAGTCACTGCGCTGGATCTTCTCGGACCTGACAGAGGTCGAACTGCGCCGGATGCACGACGAGCCGCCCGAGTCGGCCCTGTTCGGCGAGGAATTCCTGTGGACAGCACTGTTCCGCCGCGATCCGGAGCCGGCTTCCGGCTGA
- a CDS encoding Uma2 family endonuclease, with protein MTVLEDRIAMAESDNTITLDEMFERLEKMPVPEGYKVEIVEGTVFMSPQRDTHWEIILDIVEQLRTKYPRTRVKSDVRIDYPGHLNGFATDVTVMAEGAVKTEEGRWRCEDVVFVAEVISKGTAANDYGPKKTAYAKAGVPVFAIADPYRGECRIFTHPRDGKYAVDLKADFGEELDLTGTPVGLVLKTDEFPRD; from the coding sequence ATGACCGTCCTCGAAGACAGGATCGCGATGGCCGAGAGCGACAACACGATCACGCTCGACGAGATGTTCGAGCGGCTCGAGAAGATGCCCGTCCCCGAGGGATACAAGGTCGAGATCGTCGAGGGGACCGTCTTCATGTCGCCGCAGCGGGACACCCACTGGGAGATCATCCTGGACATCGTCGAGCAGTTGCGGACCAAGTACCCCCGCACACGCGTGAAGTCCGACGTGCGTATCGACTACCCGGGCCATCTCAACGGGTTCGCGACCGATGTCACAGTGATGGCCGAGGGCGCGGTCAAGACGGAGGAAGGCCGCTGGCGCTGCGAGGACGTCGTGTTCGTCGCCGAGGTCATCTCCAAAGGCACCGCCGCCAACGACTACGGCCCGAAGAAGACCGCCTACGCCAAGGCCGGGGTCCCCGTCTTCGCCATCGCCGATCCCTACCGGGGTGAGTGCCGCATCTTCACCCACCCCAGGGACGGCAAGTACGCCGTCGACCTCAAGGCCGACTTCGGCGAGGAACTGGACCTCACGGGCACCCCGGTCGGCCTCGTCCTCAAGACCGACGAGTTCCCCCGCGACTGA
- a CDS encoding SGNH/GDSL hydrolase family protein codes for MLRFMPVGDSMTIGSAGEHTWRYRLWQHLRDTYGGPFSFVGPRETLYDKATGAPTSYEYADPDFPRAHLAGWGEGWTHMAPLIGDAVRRYRADVLLVSLGLIDLGFYTNAEQTAENVRAFVTAARASNPRVRMVFLPVIPNVRAEADAPFAAQVALFNELLAKTTADLDEPRSPLLLASVPPSYDIHLDTYDGTHPNASGEHLIAEAFAGAMREAWGWGRTYVAGTS; via the coding sequence ATGCTCAGGTTCATGCCCGTCGGTGACTCCATGACCATCGGCAGCGCCGGCGAACACACGTGGCGCTACCGGCTGTGGCAGCACCTGCGCGACACCTACGGCGGCCCGTTCTCCTTCGTCGGTCCGCGCGAGACCCTGTACGACAAGGCGACGGGCGCCCCCACGTCGTACGAGTACGCCGACCCGGACTTCCCCCGTGCCCACCTGGCCGGCTGGGGCGAGGGCTGGACGCACATGGCTCCGCTGATCGGGGACGCGGTACGCCGGTACCGGGCGGACGTGCTGCTGGTCTCCCTGGGCCTGATCGACCTCGGCTTCTACACCAACGCGGAGCAGACGGCGGAGAACGTACGCGCCTTCGTCACGGCCGCACGCGCTTCCAACCCCCGTGTCCGCATGGTGTTCCTGCCGGTCATCCCGAACGTGCGCGCCGAGGCGGACGCCCCCTTCGCCGCGCAGGTCGCCCTCTTCAACGAACTGCTCGCGAAGACCACGGCGGACCTGGACGAGCCCCGCTCGCCGCTGCTGCTCGCGTCCGTTCCGCCCTCGTACGACATCCACCTCGACACCTACGACGGCACCCACCCGAACGCGAGCGGCGAGCACCTGATCGCGGAGGCGTTCGCGGGGGCGATGCGGGAGGCGTGGGGGTGGGGACGAACGTACGTGGCTGGAACAAGCTGA
- the thpR gene encoding RNA 2',3'-cyclic phosphodiesterase, which yields MRLFAALLPPQDVTTALAAEVAELKKLPGADRLRWTGRPGWHFTLAFYGEVGEEVVPELSARLEKAARRTASFPLALRGGGQFGRGKALWTGAEGDLRTLALLAERAEAAARKAGVDMGEHRRYKAHLTVARSRDAVDIRPYLQALHAFGSRTWTVEEVFLVRSNLPKSGVPGEQPRYEPVARWPLTAAG from the coding sequence ATGAGACTCTTCGCCGCCCTACTCCCCCCGCAGGACGTCACCACCGCGCTCGCCGCCGAGGTCGCCGAGCTGAAGAAGCTGCCCGGCGCCGACCGGCTGCGCTGGACCGGGCGGCCGGGCTGGCACTTCACGCTCGCGTTCTACGGCGAGGTCGGCGAGGAGGTCGTGCCGGAGCTGTCGGCCCGGCTGGAGAAGGCGGCGCGCCGCACGGCGTCCTTCCCGCTCGCGCTGCGCGGCGGCGGTCAGTTCGGGCGCGGAAAGGCGCTGTGGACCGGGGCGGAGGGCGACCTGCGGACCCTCGCGCTGCTGGCCGAGCGGGCGGAGGCGGCGGCGCGGAAGGCGGGCGTCGACATGGGGGAGCACCGGCGCTACAAGGCCCACCTGACCGTGGCCCGCAGTCGGGACGCGGTGGACATACGGCCGTACCTCCAGGCCCTGCACGCCTTCGGCAGCCGTACCTGGACCGTGGAGGAGGTGTTCCTCGTCCGCAGCAACCTGCCGAAGTCCGGGGTGCCGGGCGAGCAGCCCCGCTACGAGCCGGTCGCCCGCTGGCCCCTCACGGCAGCCGGTTAA